One part of the Streptococcus sp. oral taxon 431 genome encodes these proteins:
- a CDS encoding ABC transporter ATP-binding protein — protein sequence MIKGKNVILTAQDIVVEFDVRDKILTAIRGVSIDLIEGEVLALVGESGSGKSVLTKTFTGMLEENGRIAQGSINYRGQDLTTLSSHKEWESIRGAKIATIFQDPMTSLDPIKTIGSQITEVIVKHQGKTAQEAKEMAIDYMNKVGIPDSEKRFDEYPFQYSGGMRQRIVIAIALACRPDILICDEPTTALDVTIQAQIIDLLKSLQHEYHFTTIFITHDLGVVASIADKVAVMYAGEIIEYGTVEEIFYDPRHPYTWSLLSSLPQLADDKGELYSIPGTPPSLYTELKGDAFALRSDYAMKIDFEEKAPQFAVSDTHWAKTWLLHEQAPKVEKPSVIADLHDKIREKMGFTHLED from the coding sequence ATGATAAAAGGAAAAAATGTAATTTTGACTGCTCAAGATATTGTCGTGGAATTTGATGTTCGTGACAAGATTTTGACAGCTATTCGAGGTGTCTCCATCGATTTGATTGAGGGAGAGGTCCTCGCCTTAGTTGGGGAGTCAGGCTCAGGTAAATCAGTTTTGACAAAAACATTCACAGGAATGTTGGAAGAAAATGGTCGCATTGCACAAGGAAGTATTAATTACCGTGGACAAGATTTGACAACCTTATCTTCTCATAAAGAATGGGAAAGTATTCGTGGTGCGAAGATTGCAACTATCTTCCAAGATCCGATGACCAGTCTAGACCCAATCAAGACAATCGGAAGTCAAATCACAGAAGTTATTGTTAAACACCAAGGCAAGACTGCTCAAGAAGCTAAAGAGATGGCTATTGACTATATGAATAAAGTTGGTATTCCAGATTCTGAGAAACGTTTTGACGAGTATCCTTTCCAATATTCTGGGGGAATGCGTCAACGTATTGTTATCGCGATTGCTCTTGCCTGTCGTCCAGACATTCTTATCTGTGATGAGCCGACAACAGCTCTTGACGTGACCATTCAGGCACAGATTATTGATTTGTTGAAGTCACTTCAACACGAATACCACTTTACAACAATCTTTATCACCCACGACCTAGGTGTAGTAGCAAGTATCGCTGATAAAGTTGCGGTTATGTATGCTGGTGAAATCATCGAGTATGGTACTGTTGAAGAAATCTTCTACGACCCACGTCATCCATATACGTGGAGCCTCTTGTCAAGCTTGCCTCAACTTGCGGATGACAAAGGTGAATTGTACTCAATCCCTGGAACACCTCCATCGCTTTATACTGAATTGAAGGGAGATGCTTTTGCTCTTCGTTCAGATTATGCTATGAAGATTGACTTTGAGGAAAAAGCACCTCAGTTTGCAGTATCTGATACTCATTGGGCTAAGACATGGTTGCTTCATGAACAAGCTCCAAAAGTTGAAAAACCATCGGTGATTGCAGATTTACACGACAAGATTCGTGAAAAGATGGGCTTTACACATCTTGAGGACTAG